A region of Candidatus Binatia bacterium DNA encodes the following proteins:
- the rny gene encoding ribonuclease Y, whose protein sequence is MTNWQAGLLGFVIAAVVALAMYLLRRKEVAAIVREAEEARDRILADARREADTLRREAQIQAKDELLRSRAEFEKESREQRAQLQAAEKRLASQTLEIERQAAKLETRSSELERRDSNLRQKEKEAEELRATLQSSIEEARRALERAAGMNREEARKALLEEITAETRHEAAKRIRQIEEEAIADAERRAKKVVAVAIERLAGEFVAERTISIVHLPTDDMKGRLIGREGRNIRAIEAATGVDLIIDDTPETVVISCHNPVRREIARMAVEKLVSDGRIHPGRIEELVRKAEQEVEESVREAGQRALFEVGVHGVHPELIKLLGMLKYRYSYGQNVLAHSVEAAFICGVMASELGLNPKHARRAALLHDIGKALTHEVEGSHALIGADIARKYGESAKICNAIAAHHEEVRAETLLAPLVDAADALSGARPGARREVLESYVRRLDDLERISNSFYGVERSFAVQAGREIRIFVEPSRITDDEAVVLARDVARKIENEMTYPGQIKVTVIRETRASELAR, encoded by the coding sequence GTGACCAACTGGCAAGCCGGATTGCTCGGCTTCGTGATAGCGGCCGTCGTGGCGCTGGCGATGTACTTGCTGCGCCGCAAAGAGGTCGCGGCGATAGTCCGGGAGGCCGAAGAGGCTCGCGACCGCATCCTCGCTGACGCCCGACGGGAGGCCGATACCCTGCGCCGCGAGGCGCAGATTCAAGCAAAGGACGAGCTGCTTCGCTCGCGTGCGGAGTTCGAGAAGGAATCACGCGAGCAACGCGCGCAGCTGCAAGCGGCCGAGAAGCGACTCGCAAGTCAGACGCTCGAGATCGAGCGTCAAGCCGCGAAGCTCGAGACGCGCTCGAGCGAGCTCGAGCGACGCGATTCGAACCTGCGGCAAAAGGAGAAGGAGGCCGAGGAGCTCCGGGCGACGCTGCAGTCCTCGATCGAGGAGGCACGGCGCGCGCTCGAGCGCGCGGCCGGCATGAACCGCGAGGAAGCGCGCAAGGCGCTCCTCGAGGAGATCACCGCCGAAACCCGGCACGAGGCGGCGAAGCGGATCCGGCAGATCGAGGAGGAGGCGATCGCCGATGCCGAGCGCCGCGCGAAGAAGGTGGTCGCGGTGGCGATCGAACGCCTGGCGGGCGAGTTCGTCGCCGAGCGTACGATCTCGATCGTGCACCTGCCGACCGACGACATGAAGGGTCGTCTGATCGGCCGCGAGGGGCGAAACATCCGCGCCATCGAGGCGGCGACCGGCGTCGATCTGATCATCGACGACACGCCGGAGACGGTGGTGATCTCGTGCCACAACCCGGTGCGTCGCGAGATCGCGCGCATGGCGGTCGAGAAGCTCGTCTCCGACGGGCGCATCCATCCCGGGCGCATCGAGGAGCTGGTCCGCAAGGCCGAGCAGGAGGTCGAGGAGAGCGTCCGCGAGGCGGGGCAGCGCGCGCTCTTCGAGGTCGGCGTGCACGGCGTGCACCCCGAGCTGATCAAGCTGCTCGGGATGCTCAAGTACCGCTACAGCTACGGGCAGAACGTGCTCGCGCACTCGGTCGAGGCCGCGTTCATCTGCGGCGTCATGGCGAGCGAGCTCGGCCTGAATCCCAAGCACGCGCGTCGTGCGGCGTTGCTGCACGACATCGGCAAGGCGCTGACCCACGAGGTCGAAGGCTCGCACGCGCTGATCGGCGCGGACATCGCGCGCAAGTACGGCGAGTCGGCGAAGATCTGCAACGCGATCGCGGCGCACCACGAGGAGGTGCGTGCGGAAACGCTCCTCGCGCCGCTGGTCGACGCCGCCGACGCGCTGTCGGGCGCGCGGCCCGGGGCGCGACGCGAGGTGCTCGAGAGCTACGTCCGTCGACTCGACGACCTCGAGCGCATTTCGAACTCGTTCTACGGCGTCGAGCGGTCGTTCGCGGTGCAGGCCGGGCGCGAGATCCGCATCTTCGTCGAGCCGAGCCGGATCACGGACGACGAGGCGGTCGTGCTGGCGCGCGACGTCGCTCGCAAGATCGAGAACGAGATGACCTACCCGGGTCAGATCAAGGTCACGGTGATTCGCGAGACGCGTGCGAGCGAGCTCGCGCGCTAG
- a CDS encoding TIGR00282 family metallophosphoesterase, with protein sequence MRLLFLGDVVGRGARQVLRRRLRALRRERALDFVIANGENAAGGKGLDPDSAEELFDAGVDVLTSGNHIWQHARIVPVIEREERILRPANFHPSNPGRGWTVQRAPGGERVAVVNLIGRAFMGDFDSPFAAADAALAELDGAADLVVVDMHAEATAEKSAMGWYLAGKVAAVLGSHTHVQTADERILPGGTAYLTDAGMCGPIDSVIGMRREEVLRRFITQMPTRFEVAKGPVILQGAILELDPATGRATAIERFQETHDQC encoded by the coding sequence ATGCGACTCCTGTTCCTGGGCGACGTGGTGGGGCGAGGTGCGCGCCAGGTGCTCCGCCGACGGCTCCGTGCGCTGCGTCGCGAGCGTGCGCTCGACTTCGTGATCGCCAACGGCGAGAACGCGGCGGGCGGCAAGGGCCTCGACCCCGATTCGGCCGAGGAGCTGTTCGACGCCGGCGTCGACGTCCTCACGTCGGGCAACCACATCTGGCAGCACGCGCGCATCGTGCCGGTGATCGAGCGCGAGGAGCGGATCCTCCGTCCCGCGAACTTCCATCCCTCGAATCCCGGTCGCGGCTGGACCGTGCAGCGCGCGCCGGGTGGCGAGCGCGTCGCGGTGGTCAATCTCATCGGCCGGGCGTTCATGGGCGACTTCGACTCGCCGTTCGCCGCCGCGGACGCCGCGCTCGCGGAGCTCGACGGCGCCGCCGACCTCGTGGTCGTCGACATGCACGCCGAGGCCACGGCGGAGAAGTCGGCGATGGGCTGGTACCTCGCCGGCAAGGTCGCAGCCGTGCTCGGGTCGCACACGCACGTGCAGACCGCGGACGAGCGCATCCTGCCCGGGGGAACTGCATACTTGACGGATGCCGGCATGTGCGGCCCGATCGACTCGGTCATCGGCATGCGCCGCGAGGAGGTGCTGCGCCGGTTCATCACCCAGATGCCGACCCGCTTCGAGGTGGCGAAAGGGCCCGTGATCTTGCAGGGTGCGATCCTCGAGCTCGATCCGGCGACGGGTCGAGCCACGGCCATCGAACGATTCCAGGAGACTCACGACCAGTGCTGA
- the tyrS gene encoding tyrosine--tRNA ligase, with translation MSVDEQLEILQRGAVDVLPEGELARKLAVSVAEKRPLRVKLGADPSAPDLHLGHVVVLTKLAQFQQCGHEVVFLIGDFTGMIGDPTGKSETRKPLTREQVQENARTYQEQVFKVLDPERTTIRFNSEWMDRMTSADMVRLCAQYTVARILERDDFAKRMRENRPIGIHEFLYPLVQGYDSVALRADVEVGGTDQKFNLLVGRELQKAYGQDAQCILTMPLLEGTDGQQKMSKSLGNAIGISDPPEEMFGRLMSLSDPLMVRYASLLSTEMPDLGERIASGALHPMVAKKALAHELVARFHGAAAADAAQRHFERRFQEREAFAAEERTIEADDGITVFALLVALGFAKSNSEARRLVAQGGVRLDQVRVEDPNRVLAAGTEALVAVGQRRMARVRVVRRAPSAS, from the coding sequence CTGAGCGTCGACGAACAGCTCGAGATCTTGCAGCGGGGCGCGGTGGACGTCCTGCCCGAGGGCGAGCTCGCCCGGAAGCTCGCGGTGAGCGTCGCGGAGAAGCGTCCGCTGCGCGTCAAGCTCGGCGCCGATCCCTCGGCGCCGGACCTCCACCTCGGTCACGTCGTGGTGCTGACGAAGCTCGCGCAGTTCCAGCAGTGCGGCCACGAGGTGGTGTTCCTGATCGGCGACTTCACCGGGATGATCGGCGACCCGACCGGGAAGTCGGAGACCCGCAAGCCGTTGACGCGCGAGCAGGTCCAGGAGAACGCGCGCACCTACCAGGAGCAGGTCTTCAAGGTGCTCGATCCGGAGCGCACGACGATCCGCTTCAACTCGGAGTGGATGGACCGCATGACGTCCGCGGACATGGTGCGGCTCTGCGCGCAGTACACGGTGGCGCGCATCCTCGAGCGCGACGACTTCGCGAAGCGCATGCGCGAGAACCGTCCGATCGGCATCCACGAGTTTCTCTACCCGCTCGTGCAGGGCTACGACTCGGTGGCGCTGCGCGCCGACGTCGAGGTCGGGGGAACGGACCAGAAGTTCAATCTTCTCGTCGGGCGCGAGCTGCAGAAGGCGTACGGTCAGGACGCGCAGTGTATCTTGACGATGCCGCTGCTCGAGGGGACCGACGGCCAGCAGAAGATGAGCAAGTCCCTCGGCAACGCGATCGGCATCAGCGACCCGCCCGAGGAGATGTTCGGGCGGCTGATGTCGCTCTCGGATCCGCTGATGGTCCGCTACGCCTCGCTGCTCAGCACGGAGATGCCCGATTTGGGCGAGCGGATCGCGTCGGGCGCGCTGCACCCCATGGTGGCGAAGAAGGCGCTCGCGCACGAGCTCGTCGCCCGCTTCCACGGGGCCGCGGCGGCGGACGCAGCGCAGCGGCACTTCGAGCGTCGCTTCCAGGAGCGGGAGGCCTTCGCGGCAGAGGAGCGGACGATCGAGGCGGACGACGGGATCACCGTCTTCGCTTTGCTGGTCGCCTTGGGCTTTGCGAAGTCGAACAGCGAGGCGCGCCGGCTCGTCGCCCAGGGCGGGGTGCGGCTGGATCAGGTGAGGGTCGAGGACCCGAACCGCGTCCTGGCGGCCGGCACGGAGGCGCTGGTCGCGGTCGGGCAGCGTCGGATGGCGCGCGTTCGGGTCGTGCGGCGCGCGCCATCGGCGTCGTGA
- the ftsY gene encoding signal recognition particle-docking protein FtsY yields the protein MEALDPTSTLVLWGAAWAVAIVIALLDLARGRAAAPRADEAAGEVAREAAPEAPAREARPAEPPRVESYRERLRRGLAKSRSALAGRLGSALRGGGAEDETLERLEQILIEGDVGVRATQKLIDELRRLPAREREPDRMTAALRAQMRALLVDPPPEPSELPKKPWVTLVVGVNGVGKTTTIGKLAARHRAAGRSVLLVAGDTFRAAAIDQLAVWAERTGAQLVRQTPGSDPSSVVFDGIKAALARGVDVVLVDTAGRLHTKVNLMEELKKVRRVIDRVYSGAPHEVLLVLDATTGQNAVSQARTFSEAVDVSGVILTKLDGSAKGGVVIAISHELGLPVRYVGVGERVDDLQPFDPDAYLDGLLSAE from the coding sequence ATGGAGGCTCTGGACCCGACCTCGACGCTCGTCCTGTGGGGCGCGGCGTGGGCGGTTGCGATCGTCATCGCGCTGCTCGACCTGGCGCGCGGACGCGCGGCGGCGCCGCGCGCGGACGAAGCCGCTGGCGAAGTCGCGCGCGAAGCGGCGCCTGAAGCTCCCGCGCGCGAGGCGCGCCCCGCCGAGCCGCCGCGCGTCGAGTCCTACCGCGAGCGCTTGCGGCGCGGGCTCGCGAAGAGCCGCAGCGCGCTCGCGGGACGGCTCGGGAGCGCCCTGCGCGGCGGCGGCGCGGAAGACGAGACCCTCGAGCGGCTCGAGCAAATTTTGATCGAAGGCGACGTCGGCGTTCGCGCGACGCAGAAGCTGATCGACGAGCTGCGTCGTCTGCCGGCGCGCGAGCGAGAGCCGGACCGCATGACCGCCGCGCTGCGCGCACAGATGCGCGCGCTGCTCGTCGATCCGCCGCCGGAGCCGAGCGAGCTTCCGAAGAAGCCCTGGGTGACGCTCGTCGTCGGCGTGAACGGCGTCGGCAAGACCACCACGATCGGCAAGCTCGCGGCACGCCATCGCGCCGCCGGGCGCTCGGTGCTGCTGGTCGCGGGCGACACCTTCCGGGCTGCGGCGATCGATCAGCTCGCCGTCTGGGCGGAGCGCACCGGCGCGCAGCTCGTCCGCCAGACTCCCGGCTCGGACCCGTCGTCGGTCGTGTTCGACGGCATCAAGGCGGCGCTCGCGCGCGGCGTCGACGTGGTCCTCGTCGACACCGCCGGTCGGCTGCACACCAAGGTGAACCTCATGGAGGAGCTCAAGAAGGTGCGCCGCGTGATCGATCGCGTCTACAGCGGCGCGCCGCACGAGGTCCTCCTCGTGCTCGACGCGACGACCGGCCAGAACGCGGTGTCGCAGGCGCGAACGTTCAGCGAGGCGGTCGACGTGTCGGGTGTCATCCTGACCAAGCTCGACGGCTCGGCGAAGGGCGGGGTGGTGATCGCCATCAGCCACGAGCTCGGGCTGCCTGTGCGCTACGTCGGCGTCGGGGAGCGGGTCGACGACCTGCAGCCGTTCGATCCGGACGCGTATCTCGACGGGCTGCTCAGCGCGGAGTGA